Below is a window of Penaeus monodon isolate SGIC_2016 chromosome 26, NSTDA_Pmon_1, whole genome shotgun sequence DNA.
ATTCATCTCTCGCGTGAATGATactaacaccatcatcattatgatcatagtcAAATATCGTAATTACCAACAGCATCGcttttatcatcctcgttattatattgctattttcatattatcatcattattagtatcatcacacaaccattatcattgcccttaatgacattattattatcatagttatcattaataacaaacaTCATCCTTGCCTGTATTTTGCTGAGTCAACATCACAGAAAGACGACTTGCAGTTGGTGTGTTTATAGACGGCGGAAGTGACGTCAGCAAACAATGGCGAATGTCTATCCGAATATCCTTTGCTACTCATTTCTCccgattctctttctctttcattttccttccctttccccccatcccttcctcatctctctctaactcttgtcctcctcttcctccgcctttcTTGCCTCTCGCTCTCCAATTCTGTCTCTGCTCTCCTTCCCAcgcttactttctttctctctgcctcctcctcttcaaaTCTACTTATCTCTTTGATGGTATTTCTTAGCCAGATAGTTTGAtttcttcagagaaaaaaacattacctatctatctacctaactatctatctacacacacagatatatatatatatatatatatatatatataatagtataatataatattatacatatatatatatatataatgttttggttgtgtgtatagtatatatagatttatatatatatgtaattatatatatatatatatatatatatatatatatatatagatatatatatattatatatacatatatatgcatgtatgtatacatacatatattatatatattttatatatatatatatatatatatatatatatatattatatatatatatttatgcatataaaataccacacaaaagataaatacaccccacacacacaccacacacacacacaccacacacacacaccaaaacacacacacacaccacatatataatattatatatataaaattttataatatatatatatatatatatgtatgtatgtatatatatgatgtatatatacatacatacatacatacatatatattaatatataaatacatacatatatatatatatatatatatatatatatatatctatatcttttctatatctatatctattttatatatatatatatatatatatatatatatataatatatatatatatatatatatatgtgtgtgtgtgtgtgtgtgtgtgtgtgtgtgtgtgtgtgtgtgtgtgtgtgtgtgtgtgtgtgtgtgtgtgtgtgtacacacccacacatatcatTCTCTAATCCGCAGATGATCCGCCAAGCGTTGCTGCTGCTGTGTGCTTTGGCTCTTACGTCGGCCgacgcacccccctccccatcctacgGACCCCCTCCCACGTacgggccccctccccccacgtacGGGCCACCACCCAAGCCCACCCCATGCTACCCCGTAACCACTACGCTTTATTCTACTCATATTCAGCAGGTGAGTGTGttctatcaacattatcattatcataattagtattgataatagtaacaacctCTGAGTAATCATTTCGATGTGCTAAGGAAAAGACTAAGAGAAAATAACTTGTGGAAGTGATTGAAGGGGAAAATTCCGTGATATTAGATTTGGTGAAAGATTTCTCACTTACAATCTTTCTCTGTACACCGCAAAGGCGTCGtattattagtgtaatattacctgttttatctatctgtctatttatgtgtctgtttattaatatattcatcctTTGCAGGTCCCTGTCTACCAAACTCAGTACAAGACCCAGATTGTACCAACCACACTGTATCAAACGCAGTACCAGACGCAGTACCAGACGGTGTACAAGACCCAACATGTGCCAAATTATATCACCACCACCCTGTACCAAACTCAGTATGTCACCACGACGGCTTACGTCACCCAGTACAAGACCCAATACCAGCCTCggtatataacaacaacacaataccaGCCCCAATACATCACGACGACACAGTACCAGCCTAAGTACATCACAACAACCCAGTACCAACCTCAGTACATCACAACGACGCTGTACGTCACCAAGTACCAGACTCAGTACCAAACCCAGTATGTCACAACAACTCAGTACCAACCTCAGTACATCACGACAACACAATACCAACCCCAGTACGTTACCACAACCCAATACCAACCTCAGTACATCACGACAACACAGTACCGCCCACAGTACGTTACAACAACTCAATATCAGCCTCACTACATCACTACTACGAACTACGTCACCCAGTACCAGACTCAGTACCAGCCCCAATACGTCACCAAGACCGTCTGCCCCAAGATGGGATATGGTTACTAATACGGTTGATGGAAGTCAACTGATAATCAATCAGGAGAACTTATTGTTTGTTATcagtttctctttcctttttcattccgaACTGCGATGTCTGCGATCCTCAGCGTAAAgaagaaagtcttttttttcaccagCTTCCAGTCCTCTGTAAAATGAGAATCGTCAAACTCCTTCAGCTTTGTCTTTTGCGAAATCATTAACTAATATTCTACGCATGATAATTCATAAGGATAAAGTGTTTCAGTTTATCATCTGTTTTGAATCAGGAAAAGGGTATAATGTGGTAAAGCCTACTGTATATAACATTTGTCCCAAACTCCacagaaattaaattatatttcgtAACACCGTGTTTctcttataaaaacaataacctCATATGCAAAGAATCCTAGTTTgaataattgcaatgattatgttaatgaatggtgatggtggtgatgatgatgatgatgatgatgatgatgatgatgatgatgatgatgatgatgatgatgatgatgatgatgatgatgatgatgatgatgatgatgatgacgatgatggtgtgaTTACTATGTGATTTACACCAACGAAATACTAGGTGGATAATTCTCTGAATGTATTGACATTATAACGTAATGAAAAAACCCATTTAATATATCGGCCTACTTGACTAATCCGTTCAACTTTCCGCTGTTCTAAGCCAAACGGAATCACTTATACCCTTAGCAGTTTGACTACAGAAATCCGTCATCGCCTCCGCCAAGTTTAATCCGCCAACACGAGTTGAAATCGCCGAGGGAACTGCCAATAAAATCACCCGAATTTCATATCATATACTTAACCCGCTGCATACCACGTCTATTTTCACTGAAGATTATACTCTGCACTCATAAATCCTTGGAAACGTCGCAGTGACAACCATGCAAGTCAGAAGGCGCGCGGGCACGTGGAACATAGGAAAGAAGATTTTAGTGAGACGAAACAAAAATTTCCGGGGCGACAACTCGGAAACAAAGGAGCATCGCTTTGCGGGTTGGCGATAGTTGCACAGAAAATGTCAGTAGTACTTTAACATGAAGATGTGCTCCAAGAtcatttaatgatgataacgctaattatagaagtaatgtaataataacaatcagaattttacgataaaaaggataattctattactactaccattgattatgatgatgaatttttTGGTACATCACTAAAATAGTTTTGAAacactactaatactatatatatatatatatatatatatatatatatatatatatatatatatgtatacatatatatatatgtatataatatatatatatatatatatatatatatatatatataatgataattatgatgatgataatgataataataataataataataataataataataatctatcatTTACAATTATAAGTATATTTGCATTAAAACAGCTTTATTCTCATAAAGATGATTCGTTCACAGCAAGAGATCTGCATCCAAACAGGCCACAACTGAGGACGCATCTTTCTACGCAATTGGACGCAAGAGATGGGTATCATTCTTGCACACAATGCCATTatctgtacataaacatatagtattcacacacacacacacacacacacacacacacacacacacacacatatgtatatatatacatatatatatatatatatatatatatatatatatatatatatatatattttttttttttttttttttttttttacggtaggttcatgtctgagccgccgtggtcacagcatgatacttaattgtagttttcatgttgtgatgctcttggagtgagtacgtggtagggtccccagttcctttccacggagagtgccggtgttaccttttaggtaatcattctctctatttaatccgggcttgggactgggactgacttgggctggcttggccacccagcggctaggtaggcaatcgattcattcatcaaaacgcagatgtcctaggagaagtctcccctgcgtcacaagtcactttcctcaccttctcatcCCCTGCTCATCCTTATCTCAAAAGCCTTGTGGAACGATTTAAGTCATCATCGATTCTTCGTCCGAGTAATCGAAATCCGAATTTTCGTCCCCCGAGTCCGAATCCTCGACCCAtgagctcttccagacctcgacctccgaatccgaaaccgaatcataccagtcctcgacctcaaagccatcatAATCCGAGCCCTCGACCTCGTTCTCGCTGTCGCTGTCCGAGTCTTCGTCCTCGACCTCGTCCTCTAGGTccgaaattaaatatatatatgaaagatggaataatgcaatgccgcattgatatcgataaataacaaccctccctgaccaggactcgaacctaggtcactccgggtatatatatatatatatatatatatatatatatatatatatatatatatatatatatatatatgtgtgtgtgtgtgtgtgtgtgtgtgtgtgtgtgtgtgtgtgtgtgtgtgtgtgtgtgtgtatacatatatgtacatacattatgtacacacatacacacacaaacacgcacacacacacacacacatgtatgtatatatatatatatatatatatatatatatatatatatatatatatatatatataatatatgtatttatacacacacacacacacatacacacacacgtgtgtgtgtgtgtgtgtgtgtgtgtgtgatgtatgtatatgtacatacattatgtgtacacacacacacacacacacacacacacacacacatgatatatatatatatatatatatatatatatatatatatatatatatatatatatatatatatatatgtgtgtgtgtgtgtgtgtgtgtgtgtgtgtgtgtgtgtgtgtgtgtgtgtgtgtgtgtgtgtgtgtgtgtgtgtgtgtgtgtatgtgtgtgtgtgtgtgtgtgtatgtgtgtgtgtgtgtgtgtgtgtgtgtgtgtgtgtgtgtgtgtgtgtgtgtgtgtgtgtgtgtgtgtgtgtgtgtgtgtgtgtgtgtgtgtgcatgtgcggtatgtatatatatcccattcagcCCTGTTGAAGTCGGCGGTGTCGCGTAATTTATTGAAGTTTGTGCTTTATATTCTGTTCACGTTTTTTATGGTATGTTTACAACATATTCGAAGTGTCATCTTCGTGATTTACCAATTCCAAGGCGGCTGgctggagaaaggagaggaggaacagtCACTTCAGCAATATTGTCGCACCCATGGTTAGTAAGCTCTTATCATTCCCTTTACTTATGTTATGAAACACCTTTTTGGTGTGGAACTGGTTAAGGTGATGTTTATCGAGTGACACGTGTTTTGAAACATTCCAAAGCTTTGTTTATGACAGAACAGAATCACATCCTTTTAGGTGGAACAAATTTGTTCTCTTCGTGCTGGAGCATGCTAGTAAGTAAACAAGAAATGACATCTTACTACTTTAAACATATTTCGCGTTAAGACAAGTTTGCATCGTGATTATTATATGTTGGAAAATATTTCAACTGGAGATTAATGATGTTAAGGGATAATTAACTAAAAGTATTTTGATGAAAATTAAATGAGAGTTAAATGCCCGACAGCAGTTTCATTGATGACATTCTTAGCTCCATATGTAGTAGAGAACAATGGTATTAACACGAGCtcgttataatactgttttttgatgatgtttatgaaaaatatatttcatatatttatggtTGAATATGAATTTAACgtaattattatgtaatcataCAAGGTAAAATACTGATACTGCTTATGGTGTTAGATGACAATATACAGagcttaaaaaaatactttttatatgaTTAATGTAAATTAACTTTCCTGAACTATGTGCCAACACTGAGAGCAAAGCATCTGAGTCTGATGAGGAGAACAACGGAGATGGAAATGCTACCACCAGGTCCCCTGAAGTTACAAGTAGCACTGCAGCGGCCCAGACTGGACCCAGTAGAAATCTCAATACTAATAGAAGTCACCTTTTCAGGAGAAATATAAACTTCAATCACATATTAACTGTAGAAGGTTGATAATCAATCTCAGGGAGCTAATTCTCAACCAACAGTCCTCTCCCTGTAGATTATTTCATGGCTTACCTCTCACCTGAAATTTTAGATGCCCTGACTctagaaacacagaaaaagtaCATGTCTAAAAAAGGAAACCATTATCACTAACAGTAGATCAAATGAAAAAGTTTATAGGAATAAATTTCCTTATGTCAGTGTTAAGATTCCCTACAACTGAAATGTACTGGCAAAAGAAGACAAGGATTTATTGTATCGCTGATGCCATGAGTCGTGACTTGTTTTCAGTAGTCAGAGCTTCTTTGAAAGTCTTTGATGAGAGTCTGTTGAATGCAGCCCAGAGGAAATCAGAGAAATTTCATAAGATAGAACCACTCATAGATTGTGTTCATTCACGCTTTTTGGAGTTTATGGAGTTAGACCTCAGTTGATGAGGTGAGCATTCCATTTATGGGCAGAACAAATCTTAAGCAATTTACACCTCGAAAATCAAACCCACATGGCCTAAAGATTTAGTTAGTAGTGATGGCCAAGTcatagattttgatttttttcagggtAAGGAACAATTTACTTTTGAGTGTGCAAAGAACAGAGCTTCATCTTCCAGAATGGGATGCTCTTACGATAGGAGAAGTTGCAGTCCAAAGATTTGTAAAGTCAGTCAATAGAgggacaatatatttttttattacaccaAAGCTCTTAGAAATTCTCTCATCATTAGAAATGGGAAGCTACAGGGACAATGAAGAAAAATCTTGTGCTGAAACAGTGTCGCTTGAAGACTGAGCATCAGTTGCAGAGATCTAGCAGAAGTTCCTCTGACTGTGTAGTAAGAGATGATTCTGCTTATTGTATGGTTTAACAAAAACAACTATCATCTTAGCATCTAGTGAACATAGTACTCAGCCAGTATCTATTTGCCAGAGGtgctgcaaaaaagaaaaacgtccTAGGGTTGTTGAGCTCAAAGATGGGGGGCGTTGACACTATTGATCAGGTCATTAGCTATTACAGAAGTGCAACACGTTCTGCAAAATTCATTGTACGGGCAATGTTGCATCTTTTGGACCTCCCGCGCAAATGCATGGTTAGAGTGCAGAAAagattgtagtaaaaaaaaaaacttctgtagCCATGGACGGTATGGATTTTAAACTGGAAATATCTTATTCTCTGATTTCTGAAGATGTTATAAACGAAGACAACAGTGAGTCTGAGCTCTGAGAGGGGCATGCTGACATTTCTGGAGGAAGATCGAGGCCCCTCCCCACTGCTGCAAAGCGGACTAATATTGAATGTCATATGCCTTCTTATGCCTCTAGAATGGGATGTCGATATCTAGGGTGTAATGGGAGGACTAAATTTTCTTGCAGACTTTGCaaagtttttctttgtgtttcattTGAAAGAAATTgctattctcttttctatttgcAAATATTTGACAATTAGGTTTACAAATAAAGTTATTTCTGTTAATTTAAGAGATTTAGAATAAAAGTTACTTTttctcacaaagaaaaaaaaaattcttttcattaAGTAAACCATTGAAGGATCAAGGTTTGATTTTCACATTTGCAGAGTTGATAAATAAGTCTTTCAACATTTTTAGGTACACTGCAACCAAATAAATGAATGTTACTTAAAAGtttgttataatgaaaaaaatatcttgcgCTTAAGTTGAATCTGCGATTTTTGGTAAATGAAAGAGTCTTTGCATAATCAAGAAGTATATCTCAGCAATGAATTTTGATGTGAGACTTAAGCttagggtaaaaaatatatattcttattttcttatattccaaATTCGTAAACAAAAATGTACTTGGAATGatcaaatttgtatttttttctgtaagggataatacatacatagtcaATTTACACAGTTGTTTCATTGCAACTTCTGTTTTTTGTCCAAATCTTTATTTTACGTAGATGCTAGAGCCCCGACGGAACAAATTTGGGCCAAAATCTAAAGGTCAATATCTCTGAAACTACTAATGATATACATCTAAAAATATGAGTGTAGCCTTTTTAGGCCACGAAAAATACGCTGCtacaatatcataaaaatataaaatatatatttttatctgggCTGCGTGTGTCCTGCTAATTGCCGAATGAgactctttattcttctccttcgtgGCCTTGTtctggttcttcttctttttcttcttctccttcttgttcttcttctccctgttgttgttcttcttcttctccctgttgttgttgtgcttctccttctttttcttcttcttctttctttctttattttccctagtCATTAATTTCTCAACATGAAGCCACGGTTGACGTCGGGAATTTGTCGAGCATGTAAATCTCATGCTATGCGACAACTCGGCTAAAGTGGTATATTATCGGCTTTGCTCCTTTAACGTTCATAAAACCGTCATATAAAAGACTGCCTTTATTTCTATCCGCACTTCCCCCAGGCATTGGCAGCCACaagcacaataataatagaaggtAGAATGATCCAATTATGAgaatctgtacacacacacacatacacacacacacacacacacacatatatatatatatatatatatatatatatatatatatattatatttatttatttatatcatatacactgtgtaattatgtatatatgtataatatgcatatatatatatatatatatatatatatatatatatatatatataacacatatacacatatatatatatatatgtatgtatgtaaatatatatatatgtgtgtgtgtgtgtgtgtgtgtgtgtgtgtgtatgtgtatgtgtatgtgtatatatatatatatatatatatatatatatatatatatatatatatatgtacacacacacacacacacacacacgcacacgtgtgtgtgtgtatgtgtttgtgtttgtgtgtgtatatatacgtatgtaaatgtatatatatatatatatatatatatatatatatatatatatatatatatatatatatatatatatatatacatatatatatatatatatatatatatatatatatatatatatataatataatttttccctcGGAAAAAAACATATGTCTACATTGGAAGTCTTTCCGAAGAGGAAAT
It encodes the following:
- the LOC119590007 gene encoding adhesive plaque matrix protein-like; translation: MIRQALLLLCALALTSADAPPSPSYGPPPTYGPPPPTYGPPPKPTPCYPVTTTLYSTHIQQVPVYQTQYKTQIVPTTLYQTQYQTQYQTVYKTQHVPNYITTTLYQTQYVTTTAYVTQYKTQYQPRYITTTQYQPQYITTTQYQPKYITTTQYQPQYITTTLYVTKYQTQYQTQYVTTTQYQPQYITTTQYQPQYVTTTQYQPQYITTTQYRPQYVTTTQYQPHYITTTNYVTQYQTQYQPQYVTKTVCPKMGYGY